Proteins encoded in a region of the Azospirillum sp. TSH58 genome:
- a CDS encoding glycosyltransferase family 4 protein: MEQNLALNLALNLALTWQLSEIHGWGLVGVHTALHLIDRGRPPLLLEKPLLSTMRPDNREKLEGLMDGHRQITAIAVRSGNRMLGLNDCIVLHALGNGFVAGPLSAQFRGSRNVGVIAFEDTLFDEDTLRRARSYDRIVVHSEYNRALLAEQGFTGVGCAFQGVDPDELAPVPPARRFGDRFVVFSGGKIEFRKGQDIVLAAFRRFHERHPDALLVTAWHNPWPHTSADIAESPLVPAAPAVGDNGKLRIVEWAMDCGLPPEGFVDMGFLGRGQIPAILAECHAAIFPNRCEGATNLVAMEAMACGVPVILSANTGHLDLIRDGACLPLSRQDPVADPAGRRRGWGESSVEEIVAHLEALYTDRAAARARADKARAFLRGERTWRAFAETFVTAVAEG, from the coding sequence GTGGAACAGAACCTGGCGCTCAACCTGGCGCTGAACCTGGCGTTGACGTGGCAGCTTTCGGAAATTCACGGCTGGGGTCTGGTCGGCGTTCACACGGCGTTGCATCTGATCGACCGGGGGCGGCCGCCGCTTCTGCTGGAAAAGCCGCTTCTGTCGACCATGCGGCCCGATAACCGGGAAAAGCTGGAAGGCCTGATGGACGGCCACCGGCAGATCACCGCCATCGCCGTCCGGTCGGGCAACCGGATGCTCGGCCTCAACGACTGCATCGTCCTGCACGCGCTCGGCAACGGCTTCGTCGCCGGTCCGCTGTCCGCCCAATTCCGCGGCAGCCGCAACGTCGGGGTCATCGCCTTCGAGGACACCCTGTTCGACGAGGACACGCTGCGCCGCGCGCGGAGCTACGACCGGATCGTGGTGCATTCCGAATACAACAGGGCGCTGCTGGCCGAGCAGGGCTTCACCGGCGTCGGCTGCGCCTTCCAGGGCGTGGACCCGGACGAGCTGGCGCCCGTCCCGCCGGCCCGGCGCTTCGGCGACCGCTTCGTCGTCTTCTCGGGCGGGAAGATCGAGTTCCGCAAGGGGCAGGACATCGTGCTCGCCGCCTTCCGCCGGTTCCATGAGCGCCATCCCGACGCGCTTCTGGTCACCGCGTGGCACAATCCCTGGCCGCACACCTCCGCCGACATCGCGGAGTCCCCGCTCGTGCCCGCCGCCCCCGCCGTGGGCGACAACGGCAAGCTGCGCATCGTGGAATGGGCGATGGATTGCGGCCTGCCGCCGGAGGGCTTCGTCGACATGGGCTTCCTCGGGCGCGGCCAGATCCCGGCGATCCTGGCGGAATGCCACGCCGCCATCTTTCCCAACCGCTGCGAAGGGGCGACCAACCTCGTCGCCATGGAGGCGATGGCCTGCGGCGTGCCGGTCATCCTGTCGGCCAACACCGGCCACCTCGACCTGATCCGCGACGGCGCCTGCCTGCCGCTGAGCCGTCAGGACCCGGTGGCCGATCCGGCTGGCCGGCGCCGCGGCTGGGGGGAATCCTCCGTCGAGGAGATCGTCGCCCATCTCGAAGCCCTCTACACCGACCGCGCCGCCGCCCGCGCCCGTGCCGACAAGGCGCGGGCCTTCCTGCGCGGCGAGCGGACCTGGCGCGCCTTCGCCGAAACCTTCGTGACGGCGGTGGCCGAGGGATGA
- a CDS encoding tetratricopeptide repeat protein yields the protein MTVKIAFLDPAGGDYTPDTPRLRPLGGSQSALCYLAEALAATGQEVTLVNGTRTPGVVRGVRCLPASAVSWEGMRAFDVVVLLNGCPTEALTRLRAALDGGRKLILWMQHAVDQPAAQCVADPQARACWDGYAFVSRWQMDGYRTAFGLDPGRCRILRNGIAPAFSSLFPAGADIVAAKPWPPVLAYTSTPFRGLDALLDSVPRLRAAIPGTTLRVFSSLEGYQVPADQDPYRALYRRCRETEGVEYVGAVSQDALAEALRGATALAYPNRFAETSCIAVMEALAAGCLVVSSALGALPETTAGFARLIPVPEDPAEHAVRFADAARTALLAWRDDRPATGRRLREQVDHVTAAMGWAGRAGDWLAWLGELRSDQGSGATPGTTPAAAAVTADLAEAQQRLLGALGKHLNARPPAAGEQAWRAEARALIALVERSLRLDHNTEKNRSAVWTALRGFDAWFAYVTTLTDAPPPAAPPAGGRRIYDCFQFYNELDLLEVRLAELDAVVDRFVLVEATFTHAGEPKPLHYAENRARFAAYADKIIHVVVDDDPGGFAWQREAHQRDAILRGLDGCDPTDMIVVSDADEILRPWVMERLRREADDGRALFAPHLDIFLYFLDLKSPDPWVSVAAAPWELIRRIGANRARYLTKLGHGRVVPDAGWHFTWMGGIERFRAKLQAFAHREMIAAFEQDPAANRERLDRFYATGRFDGGAVPGMWTSLAPVPIDAGFPRLIHERIDHFRALGWISPDAQPPVPAPAPAPEEPTPEPGSEHRLAAVLDPASIDAFHALAMERLGRNAPAAAVGPLRRCAALDPSGTFHRFHLAHALLIGQRHGEAEGVLRELVRLAPDDHRARANLGIALKNLGRQDAAVGAGRSALALAPAEPGVLSNLGLALSLGAGGDAEAARILRRAVAVDPDFTAARLNLGLVLSKLRRIGEAEAQCRRVLDRDPDHAEAHTLLGTCLLLRGELEAGFREYEWRTRLADRQVTPRGLPTPVWDGGNPEGMTILLHDEQGLGDGIQFVRYAPLLRRQGARVIVECNDRLVRLFATLPGVDGVVSRSGATPPHDAHAALLSLPHRLGTTLATVPADVPYLRAEPELVTRWATRLGPPPRLRTGPRTGLRVGLVWAGNPDFKDDRRRSPGLDALRPLLDVPGVAVFGLQKGAGRRELETCGPLPPSFTDLGAEIADFADTAAIMQNLDLVISSCTAPAHLAGALGRPVWTLLPDIADWRWLERGDTTPWYPTMRLFRQDRPGDWASVVADVRTALERAVTAGVATGVATGAAP from the coding sequence ATGACCGTCAAGATCGCCTTTCTCGACCCGGCGGGTGGGGACTACACGCCGGACACGCCGCGCCTTCGCCCGCTCGGCGGCTCGCAGTCGGCCCTGTGCTACCTCGCGGAGGCGCTGGCCGCCACCGGGCAGGAGGTCACGCTGGTCAACGGCACCCGGACCCCCGGCGTGGTGCGCGGGGTGCGCTGCCTGCCGGCCAGCGCGGTGTCCTGGGAGGGCATGCGCGCCTTCGACGTCGTGGTGCTGCTCAACGGCTGCCCGACGGAGGCGCTGACCCGGCTGCGCGCGGCCCTGGACGGCGGCCGCAAGCTGATCCTGTGGATGCAGCACGCCGTCGACCAGCCCGCCGCGCAATGCGTCGCGGACCCGCAGGCGCGCGCCTGCTGGGACGGTTACGCCTTCGTCAGCCGCTGGCAGATGGACGGCTACCGCACGGCGTTCGGCCTCGACCCCGGACGCTGCCGCATCCTGCGCAACGGCATCGCCCCGGCGTTCTCCAGCCTGTTTCCGGCGGGGGCCGACATCGTCGCGGCGAAGCCCTGGCCGCCGGTCCTGGCCTACACCAGCACGCCCTTCCGCGGCCTCGACGCGCTGCTCGACAGCGTCCCCCGTCTCCGGGCGGCGATCCCCGGAACCACCCTGCGGGTGTTCTCCAGCCTGGAGGGCTATCAGGTCCCGGCCGACCAGGACCCTTACCGCGCCCTCTACCGGCGCTGCCGCGAGACCGAGGGCGTGGAGTATGTGGGGGCGGTCTCCCAGGATGCCCTGGCCGAGGCGTTGCGCGGCGCGACCGCCCTCGCCTACCCGAACCGCTTCGCCGAGACCTCCTGCATCGCCGTCATGGAGGCGCTGGCCGCCGGCTGCCTCGTCGTGTCCAGCGCGCTGGGGGCGCTGCCGGAGACCACGGCCGGCTTCGCCCGGCTGATCCCCGTCCCGGAGGACCCGGCGGAACACGCCGTCCGCTTCGCCGACGCCGCCCGGACGGCTCTGCTCGCGTGGCGCGACGATCGCCCGGCGACCGGCCGCCGGCTTCGCGAACAGGTGGACCACGTCACCGCCGCGATGGGCTGGGCGGGCCGGGCCGGGGACTGGCTGGCGTGGCTCGGCGAGCTGCGCAGCGACCAGGGGAGCGGGGCCACGCCGGGCACGACGCCGGCGGCGGCGGCCGTCACCGCCGATCTGGCCGAGGCGCAGCAGCGCCTGCTCGGCGCGCTGGGCAAGCATCTGAACGCCCGCCCCCCGGCCGCAGGGGAACAGGCCTGGCGGGCGGAGGCGCGGGCGCTGATCGCGCTCGTCGAGCGGTCCCTGCGGCTCGACCACAACACGGAGAAGAACCGGTCGGCCGTCTGGACGGCGCTGCGCGGGTTCGACGCCTGGTTCGCCTATGTCACGACGCTGACGGACGCGCCGCCGCCCGCGGCCCCGCCGGCCGGCGGGCGGCGGATCTACGACTGCTTCCAGTTCTACAACGAGCTGGACCTCCTGGAGGTGCGGCTGGCCGAGTTGGACGCGGTGGTCGACCGCTTCGTCCTGGTCGAGGCGACCTTCACCCACGCCGGCGAACCCAAGCCCCTCCATTACGCGGAGAACCGCGCGCGCTTCGCGGCCTATGCCGACAAGATCATCCACGTCGTCGTCGACGACGACCCGGGCGGCTTCGCGTGGCAGCGCGAGGCCCACCAGCGCGACGCGATCCTCCGCGGGCTCGACGGCTGCGACCCGACGGACATGATCGTCGTTTCGGACGCCGACGAGATCCTCCGCCCCTGGGTGATGGAGCGGCTGCGCCGGGAAGCGGACGACGGACGCGCGCTGTTCGCGCCCCACCTCGACATCTTCCTCTATTTCCTCGACCTCAAATCGCCCGACCCCTGGGTGTCGGTGGCCGCCGCCCCGTGGGAGCTGATCCGCCGGATCGGCGCCAACCGCGCCCGCTACCTGACCAAGCTGGGGCACGGGCGGGTCGTGCCGGACGCCGGCTGGCACTTCACCTGGATGGGCGGGATCGAACGGTTCCGCGCCAAGCTGCAGGCCTTCGCACACCGCGAGATGATCGCGGCGTTTGAACAGGACCCGGCGGCGAACCGGGAGCGGCTGGACCGCTTCTACGCCACCGGGCGCTTCGACGGCGGCGCCGTTCCCGGCATGTGGACGTCCCTGGCGCCCGTCCCCATCGACGCCGGCTTTCCCCGGCTCATCCACGAGCGGATCGACCATTTCCGCGCGCTCGGCTGGATCTCGCCGGACGCCCAGCCGCCGGTCCCGGCCCCGGCCCCGGCCCCAGAGGAACCGACGCCGGAGCCCGGATCGGAGCATCGTCTTGCGGCGGTCCTCGACCCCGCGTCCATCGACGCCTTCCATGCCCTGGCGATGGAGCGGCTCGGCCGCAACGCGCCGGCGGCGGCGGTCGGGCCGCTGCGCCGCTGCGCCGCCCTCGACCCGTCGGGCACCTTCCACCGCTTCCACCTCGCCCACGCGCTGCTGATCGGCCAACGCCACGGCGAGGCGGAGGGCGTGCTGCGGGAGCTGGTCCGCCTCGCCCCCGACGACCATCGCGCCCGCGCCAACCTGGGCATCGCGCTGAAGAATCTCGGCCGACAGGACGCGGCGGTCGGCGCCGGCCGCTCCGCGCTGGCGCTGGCCCCCGCCGAGCCCGGCGTGCTCAGCAACCTGGGGCTCGCGCTCTCCCTGGGGGCCGGGGGGGACGCGGAGGCGGCCCGCATCCTGCGCCGGGCGGTGGCGGTCGACCCGGACTTCACGGCGGCCCGGCTGAATCTCGGCCTCGTGCTCAGCAAGCTGCGGCGCATCGGGGAGGCGGAGGCCCAGTGCCGCCGCGTCCTCGACCGCGATCCGGACCACGCCGAGGCGCACACCCTGCTGGGCACCTGCCTGCTGCTGCGCGGCGAGCTGGAGGCGGGGTTCCGGGAGTACGAGTGGCGCACCCGTCTGGCCGACCGACAGGTCACGCCGCGCGGCCTGCCGACCCCGGTCTGGGACGGCGGCAACCCGGAGGGCATGACGATCCTGCTGCACGACGAGCAGGGGCTCGGCGACGGCATCCAGTTCGTCCGCTACGCGCCCCTGCTGCGCCGCCAGGGCGCCCGCGTGATCGTCGAATGCAACGACCGTCTCGTCCGCCTGTTCGCCACGCTCCCCGGCGTGGACGGAGTGGTCAGCCGATCCGGCGCAACGCCGCCGCACGACGCCCACGCCGCGCTGCTCAGCCTGCCGCACCGCCTCGGCACCACGCTGGCGACCGTTCCGGCCGACGTCCCCTACCTGCGCGCCGAGCCGGAACTGGTGACACGCTGGGCGACGCGCCTGGGGCCGCCGCCCAGGCTGCGGACGGGGCCGCGGACGGGGCTGAGAGTGGGGCTGGTGTGGGCCGGCAACCCCGACTTCAAGGACGACCGCCGGCGCTCGCCGGGGCTGGACGCCCTGCGGCCGCTGCTCGACGTTCCGGGCGTCGCGGTCTTCGGCTTGCAGAAGGGAGCGGGACGGCGGGAGCTGGAAACCTGCGGGCCGCTGCCGCCGTCCTTCACCGACCTCGGCGCGGAGATCGCCGACTTCGCCGACACCGCGGCGATCATGCAGAACCTCGACCTCGTCATCAGCTCCTGCACGGCGCCGGCCCATCTGGCCGGGGCGCTCGGCCGCCCGGTCTGGACGCTGCTGCCGGACATCGCCGACTGGCGCTGGCTGGAGCGCGGCGACACCACCCCCTGGTACCCGACCATGCGCCTGTTCCGCCAGGACCGGCCGGGCGACTGGGCGTCCGTCGTCGCCGACGTGCGGACGGCGCTGGAGCGGGCCGTGACTGCAGGTGTGGCTACAGGAGTGGCGACAGGGGCGGCACCGTGA
- a CDS encoding tetratricopeptide repeat protein, translating to MSTARHFASPAEALGYALTLYQNGRHAECGAVCRAILAVRPDHHDASFLLGVAAFALGRAEESQRRFAVTIALKPDLADACLNLALLLRRRSRPAEAAALQARALRLAPGQTDAGPVVALGAMLRESGRPAAARAVLRRAVALAPDDAEAWRESGHALRDAGEAGSAGAYGRAYRLDPGRTESLGDRLFAAVSQCDWDGYDDLCRETLAVIDSGRGIALPLLTLMIDTGPAQQDRAARHFHRAVVQPLALPQAAVPTAPPLGPGGRLTVAYLSADFHEHATAYLAAELFELHDRDRVRVVAGSYGPDDGSPMRRRLEAAFDAFHDIRGCDAEAVRALLAAEGVHILVDLKGYTRHVRFDLLARRLAPVQVAYLGYPGTLGGDSMDYVIGDRFVTPPEHQPHYRERLVILPDSYQVNDRRRPLDAPVPDRAACGLPPDGFVFCAFNAPFKITPSLFGLWMRVLARVPGSVLWLQHPGLDGADNLRREAARRGVDPDRLVFAPHRPQAGHLARYRLADLFLDSFPYTGHTTVSDALWMGLPVVTRMGDTFASRVAAGLLNAVGLPETVTASFDAYEALAVRLAGDPATLAAYRRRLAAGRATAPLFDSPRFTRHLESAYRTMWDRHAAGLPPESFTVPPLSPLL from the coding sequence ATGAGCACGGCCCGGCACTTTGCGTCCCCCGCCGAAGCGCTGGGCTACGCCCTGACGCTCTACCAGAACGGCCGGCACGCCGAGTGCGGCGCGGTGTGCCGCGCCATCCTGGCCGTCCGGCCCGACCACCATGACGCCTCGTTCCTTCTCGGCGTCGCCGCCTTTGCGCTGGGCCGGGCCGAGGAGTCGCAGCGCCGCTTCGCCGTCACCATCGCCCTGAAGCCGGATCTGGCCGACGCCTGCCTCAATCTGGCGCTTCTGCTGCGGCGCCGGAGCCGTCCCGCCGAGGCGGCGGCGCTTCAGGCGCGGGCGCTCCGGCTGGCCCCCGGACAGACCGACGCCGGGCCGGTCGTCGCTCTGGGAGCGATGCTGCGCGAGTCGGGCCGGCCCGCGGCGGCGCGCGCCGTTCTTCGCCGGGCGGTCGCGCTGGCGCCGGACGACGCCGAGGCGTGGCGCGAGTCCGGCCACGCGCTGCGCGACGCGGGCGAAGCGGGCTCGGCGGGGGCCTACGGTCGGGCGTACCGGCTCGACCCCGGCCGTACCGAATCCCTCGGCGACCGGCTGTTCGCCGCTGTGTCGCAGTGCGACTGGGACGGTTACGACGATCTCTGCCGGGAGACGCTGGCGGTCATCGACAGCGGCCGGGGGATCGCCCTGCCGCTGCTCACCCTGATGATCGACACCGGCCCGGCGCAGCAGGACCGCGCCGCCCGCCACTTCCACCGTGCGGTGGTGCAACCGTTGGCGCTTCCGCAAGCCGCCGTTCCAACGGCGCCTCCCCTTGGCCCCGGCGGGCGGCTCACCGTCGCCTACCTCTCCGCCGATTTCCACGAGCACGCCACCGCCTATCTGGCGGCCGAGCTGTTCGAGCTGCACGACCGCGACCGCGTCCGCGTCGTCGCCGGTTCCTACGGTCCCGACGACGGCAGCCCGATGCGCCGCCGGCTGGAGGCCGCCTTCGACGCCTTCCACGACATCCGCGGATGCGATGCGGAGGCGGTGCGGGCGCTGCTCGCGGCCGAGGGCGTCCATATCCTGGTGGATCTGAAGGGCTACACGCGGCACGTCCGGTTCGACCTTCTGGCGCGCCGGCTGGCGCCGGTCCAGGTCGCCTATCTCGGCTATCCGGGGACGCTGGGCGGCGACAGCATGGACTACGTCATCGGCGACCGCTTCGTCACGCCGCCGGAGCATCAGCCCCATTACCGGGAGCGGCTGGTGATCCTGCCGGACTCCTATCAGGTCAACGACCGGCGCCGGCCGCTGGACGCGCCGGTGCCGGACCGCGCCGCCTGCGGCCTGCCGCCGGACGGTTTCGTCTTCTGCGCGTTCAACGCGCCGTTCAAGATCACCCCGTCGCTGTTCGGGCTGTGGATGCGCGTGCTGGCGCGGGTGCCGGGGAGCGTGCTGTGGCTGCAGCATCCCGGCCTGGACGGCGCGGACAACCTGCGGCGCGAGGCGGCACGGCGCGGGGTCGATCCCGACCGTCTGGTCTTCGCGCCCCACCGGCCGCAGGCCGGGCACCTCGCCCGCTACCGTCTGGCCGACCTGTTCCTCGACAGCTTTCCCTACACCGGCCACACCACCGTTTCGGACGCCCTGTGGATGGGCCTGCCGGTGGTGACGCGGATGGGCGACACCTTCGCGTCGCGCGTCGCCGCCGGTCTGCTGAACGCCGTCGGCCTGCCCGAGACGGTCACCGCCAGCTTCGACGCCTACGAGGCGCTGGCGGTCCGGCTGGCCGGCGATCCGGCGACGCTCGCCGCCTACCGCCGCCGCCTCGCCGCCGGGCGGGCGACGGCCCCGCTGTTCGACAGCCCCCGCTTCACCCGCCATCTGGAGAGCGCCTACCGGACGATGTGGGACCGCCACGCCGCCGGCCTGCCGCCCGAGTCCTTCACGGTGCCGCCCCTGTCGCCACTCCTGTAG
- a CDS encoding tetratricopeptide repeat protein produces MSEGTFDGSGFDGSGDVFVQCFGSGMRHVEAESLDEAARSFRTAAAIRPEHPVVWFVLGLVLRGLGRLDGAAVALRAAFHLRPDDADTLFQWAALLIERRRTGEAVAPLLRLVALRPGHPDAAFTLGNALMAADEPERAEAAYRLAVLLEPGSATVNNNLGAAILSRGRPDEAAVSYRRAVRLEPGSAEHHKNLGVSLLTAGNFEEGAPEYEWRSRQAVWQWNRDQPGTPLWDGGPLDGKTILVHFEQGLGDTVQFIRYMAVLKAMGARTVFECQPPLKRLLAGVPGIDRLVARGEPLPEADCLVPLMSLPHRCRTTAATIPGGVPYLRADPDRTAFWRRRIAEAGPRDAFRVGIQWRAAGADRSIPLERFARLSHLSGVRLYSLQKADGPGRWERPDDRLGIVSLPDRDGKDEDEGFVDTAAIIEGMDLIVACDSVVGHIAGAMGRPVFLALPWLGDWRWMRHPDRTPWYPQTRLFRMARRNDWDGVMARIAAEIAAEIATRIAATVARRAAGMS; encoded by the coding sequence GTGAGCGAGGGGACGTTCGACGGGTCCGGCTTCGACGGGTCCGGTGACGTGTTCGTTCAGTGCTTCGGCTCGGGTATGCGTCACGTCGAAGCCGAATCGCTGGACGAGGCGGCGCGCTCCTTCCGAACGGCGGCGGCGATCCGGCCGGAGCATCCGGTGGTCTGGTTCGTCCTGGGGCTGGTCCTGCGCGGTCTGGGGCGCCTGGACGGCGCGGCGGTGGCGCTGCGGGCCGCCTTCCACCTGCGGCCGGACGACGCCGACACGCTGTTCCAGTGGGCAGCGCTGCTGATCGAGCGCCGCCGGACCGGCGAGGCGGTGGCGCCGCTTCTCCGGCTCGTCGCGTTGCGGCCCGGTCACCCGGACGCGGCGTTCACCCTCGGCAACGCGCTGATGGCCGCGGACGAGCCCGAACGGGCCGAAGCCGCCTACCGGCTGGCCGTGCTCCTGGAACCGGGCTCGGCGACGGTCAACAACAACCTGGGCGCGGCGATCCTGTCGCGAGGACGGCCGGATGAGGCGGCCGTGAGCTACCGGCGGGCCGTCCGGCTTGAGCCGGGATCGGCCGAACACCACAAGAATCTCGGCGTCAGCCTGCTCACCGCCGGGAACTTCGAAGAGGGCGCGCCCGAGTATGAATGGCGCAGCCGGCAGGCCGTCTGGCAATGGAACCGCGACCAGCCCGGCACGCCGCTGTGGGATGGCGGCCCGCTGGACGGAAAGACCATCCTGGTCCATTTCGAGCAGGGGCTCGGCGACACCGTGCAGTTCATCCGCTACATGGCCGTGCTCAAGGCCATGGGCGCCCGCACGGTCTTCGAATGCCAGCCCCCGCTGAAGCGCCTTCTCGCCGGGGTTCCGGGCATCGACCGGCTGGTGGCGCGCGGCGAGCCGCTTCCCGAGGCCGACTGCCTCGTGCCCCTGATGAGCCTGCCCCATCGCTGCCGGACGACGGCGGCGACGATTCCCGGCGGCGTTCCGTATCTGCGGGCCGATCCGGACCGCACGGCCTTCTGGCGGCGGCGGATCGCCGAGGCGGGGCCGCGGGACGCGTTCCGTGTGGGCATCCAGTGGCGCGCCGCGGGGGCCGACCGCTCGATTCCGCTGGAACGCTTCGCGCGCTTGTCGCACCTTTCCGGGGTGCGGCTCTACAGCCTGCAGAAGGCGGACGGACCCGGCCGGTGGGAGCGGCCCGACGACCGGCTGGGGATCGTTTCGCTGCCGGACAGGGACGGAAAAGACGAGGATGAGGGGTTTGTCGACACCGCCGCGATCATCGAGGGCATGGACCTGATCGTCGCCTGCGATTCCGTGGTCGGCCACATCGCCGGCGCCATGGGGCGTCCGGTGTTCCTGGCCCTGCCCTGGCTGGGGGACTGGCGCTGGATGCGCCATCCCGACCGCACGCCCTGGTACCCGCAGACCCGGCTGTTCCGCATGGCGCGCCGCAACGACTGGGACGGGGTGATGGCCCGGATCGCCGCCGAGATCGCCGCCGAGATCGCCACCCGGATCGCCGCCACGGTCGCCCGGCGCGCCGCGGGGATGTCATGA
- a CDS encoding tetratricopeptide repeat protein, protein MTGGIDAASRLYGAGRLTEAIDACRAVLAAEPGQPDALNLLGAALFSAGQDGAAREALRDAVRSAPGHAAALTNFGIVLQHRREWPAATRALRALAAVQPESAPVFSRLGMVFQEMGDLDGAVRFLLRAARLAPGPSVQWYNLGLIGVLVGDLAAAVRSLRRAIAIAPEGVLAHVQLGEALLRLGRLDEAAGVFRRALRIDPTVPEAVNGLARCGRYRTAAAAALSGSEPGPQRGLVVRGALASATGYGYFCQRFIRTLRQRSVPLQAIGIGGPESWRKEDLDPPVPAKALVNFLIPLAVERVPGLATVTFSMFEGTRIPPAWRRQCEHSDLVIVPTESSRVAWAAQGYPEDRLRVCPLGVDPEDTDGSAPAPTLVDPRGRLVSSYRHRFINVSDFIPRKNIDGLLRVWLRSTARTDDAVLILKLGKGNNPAFGAELADLVRRTEAAVGKRMADAAPVVLVNQLLSDADMTGLLRAATHYWSMSHGEGWDLPLSKAGAMGLSLIAPRHSAYVDYLDDRVARLIPATVRPARLPYSEQAYPPFHGLDWWDPDEDAAADILTAIIRGGDTGHPSARDHLVQGFTWTRAADRLLAILDEAGLR, encoded by the coding sequence ATGACGGGCGGGATCGACGCGGCGTCCCGGCTGTACGGCGCCGGGCGGCTGACCGAGGCCATCGACGCCTGCCGGGCCGTGCTGGCGGCGGAGCCGGGGCAGCCCGACGCGCTCAACCTGCTCGGCGCCGCGCTGTTCTCGGCCGGTCAGGACGGCGCGGCCAGGGAGGCCCTGCGCGACGCCGTCCGCAGCGCTCCGGGGCATGCCGCCGCGCTGACCAACTTCGGCATCGTCCTGCAACACCGCCGGGAGTGGCCGGCCGCCACGCGCGCCCTGCGCGCGCTGGCGGCGGTGCAGCCGGAGTCCGCGCCCGTCTTCAGCCGGTTGGGCATGGTGTTTCAGGAAATGGGAGACCTGGACGGCGCCGTCCGGTTCCTGCTCCGCGCCGCACGGCTCGCCCCCGGCCCAAGCGTGCAATGGTACAATCTCGGCCTGATCGGGGTGCTCGTCGGCGACCTCGCGGCCGCGGTCCGCAGCCTGCGCCGGGCGATCGCGATCGCCCCCGAGGGCGTCCTCGCCCACGTCCAGCTCGGCGAGGCGCTGCTGCGTCTCGGCCGGCTGGACGAGGCCGCCGGGGTGTTCCGCCGGGCGCTCCGGATCGACCCGACCGTCCCCGAGGCGGTCAACGGCCTGGCGCGCTGCGGGCGCTACCGGACCGCCGCGGCCGCGGCGCTCTCCGGATCGGAACCGGGACCGCAAAGGGGGTTGGTCGTCCGCGGCGCCCTGGCGAGCGCCACGGGCTACGGCTATTTCTGCCAGCGCTTCATCCGGACGCTGCGCCAGCGGTCCGTGCCCCTCCAGGCGATCGGAATCGGCGGTCCCGAATCCTGGCGGAAGGAGGATCTCGACCCGCCGGTCCCCGCCAAGGCCCTGGTGAACTTCCTCATCCCCCTGGCGGTCGAGCGGGTGCCCGGTCTGGCCACGGTGACCTTCTCGATGTTCGAGGGAACCCGCATACCCCCGGCCTGGCGGCGCCAGTGCGAGCACAGCGACCTCGTCATCGTGCCCACGGAATCGTCCCGCGTCGCCTGGGCGGCGCAGGGCTATCCGGAGGATCGCCTGCGGGTCTGCCCGCTGGGCGTCGATCCGGAGGACACCGACGGCAGCGCCCCCGCACCGACCCTGGTCGATCCGCGCGGCCGGCTGGTCTCCAGCTACCGGCACCGCTTCATCAACGTCTCGGACTTCATTCCCCGCAAGAACATCGACGGCCTGCTGCGGGTCTGGCTGCGCAGCACGGCGCGCACCGACGACGCGGTGCTGATCCTGAAGCTGGGCAAGGGGAACAACCCGGCCTTCGGCGCGGAACTCGCCGATCTGGTCCGGCGGACGGAGGCCGCCGTCGGGAAGCGGATGGCCGACGCGGCGCCGGTGGTGCTGGTCAACCAGCTCCTGTCGGACGCCGACATGACGGGGCTGCTGCGGGCGGCGACCCATTACTGGAGCATGTCGCACGGCGAGGGCTGGGACCTGCCCCTCTCCAAGGCCGGGGCCATGGGGTTGAGCCTGATCGCGCCGCGCCACTCGGCCTATGTGGATTATCTCGACGACCGGGTGGCCCGGCTGATCCCGGCCACCGTCCGCCCCGCCCGCCTGCCCTACAGCGAGCAGGCCTACCCGCCGTTCCACGGGCTCGACTGGTGGGACCCGGACGAGGACGCCGCGGCGGACATCCTGACCGCCATCATCCGCGGCGGCGACACCGGCCACCCGTCGGCCCGCGACCATCTGGTGCAAGGCTTCACCTGGACCCGCGCGGCGGACCGGCTGCTCGCCATCCTCGACGAGGCGGGCCTGCGGTGA